aCTTATTAACCGTTCGGACCTGAAATTATTTTGCGGGAAAGTTTTCCCCCGTGATTTTAATGTTCAAACGTGAAATATTACATTCAAACGTTAATATCCcgttattaatattttttaagaattatttttaaaaaatgcatatcTTATTCACTGCAGAGTCTCTTTGGTATACGATTGTTtagtttgatttaaaaaataattggcatacaattgtttagtttaatttaatgaaCAACTTGACATCAATagctataatatatatgcttgattatatattataatcaaatattactatataggttaatatgttaatatatcctaatatatataacatatatactatcatataatataatgtcATATAATGTCATCTATAGTTAATTagcttataactaaaatataattagcttaatatactaaacaactcataacatgcatataacatataacactattatattttacctaatattattatatagagaactctatatagtatactatattatactacATGATCATATTCccaatactatatataagttaatataatataatataatattattacctaaatgaaaatatactatatactatattataaattataaatatagcaataatgaaaaatgattaCCATAATAAACAAATCTTTTATTAATAACTGTAATTAACTacagttaatacgttcgaacggtattaaccaaccgttcgaacggtaatgcGTATATAAGGCACGCCGAACGTCATTTTCACGGAAGTCGTACCTCTGCATTGCGTTGTTCTCCGCCGTTAACCGTCGATCTCTGCCGTTCAACGCTGTCTTCTACGACGTAAACAGTACCCACTCGAAGCCAATCGATCTAGGCACcagtattcttctttttcaaagcattttaccgtttagatttaggttttgatggattatttgttttaattaggATAAACTCATTTTTCCATCAATACTCACCGTAGATTTGCTTTAATCCTTTGTATGAATGTTTATTTAGCTTTGCATTTGATTTATTTGGGTGAAAAATCCATGAAATCGAAGGATTCCATAGATttcaatggctgagtcgactcggcctggaattCGAATCGGTTTGAATATATTTCAAATGCTACAGagagcgttcgaacgatactcACTAATCAGTTGAACGTTTGGTTAAGCATTCAAACGTTCATCCAACCGTTTGACCGTTAATCAAAACCGTTTGAACGGTGTTGAATGTTTGAACGTTGTTTGAGACGTTCAAACGTTTGGGCCAAGTAGTAACCCGTTCGACCGTTCATTTAGACGTTCGAACATTATATGGACCGTTCGACCTATACGTTGGGTGTTTGAACGGTAAAcgttaaacattcgaacgttgtttTACACGTTCAAAGGTACAGTTTTATCGTTCGATCACTATTCCAGAAGTTCAAAAGGTATAActcattttagtaatatttgttaattgttttttttttccatattatagttccaatcaattttaattaaaaataatttctgtattataatacaattaatgtcataattaatattaatcacattaatattaaagaaagtgatattatttattaaaagttattttgttcacaatatctcactttattaaattgctattcCTTGATGTATACTGTGAATAGTTATTTAATGTAGAATATTGTTAATATAgtgtatctaatttttaattgtaaatttcaggttgattataatgtcttcttTTAGGGCGGGAtgtaagcgacgcaatcttggtgagacTAGTAGTGGTTCGGTCAGGGAGAGGACtatttcactggagcgaccagtgaagatttttGATTTTCAGAGTCTTGTCTGCGGGGGTCATTCACTGCCAGCAGTATTCAGCGATcatggttggggacctatcccAGACGCACGAGAGGAAgaatgggagccagtctcctatattgatattgttgttgagttctatagagagctCGGTAGTGCCAGCCCCGATGACGGAGGGGCCTACAGGATATCTGTCCGAGGAGTACCTGTTGTATTTTCATGGGTActacttgctgagcatctcggtattcctatgTTACCAGATGTATAttcgaatgtggtgcctagagagtttgatccttcagttgaggcggagacagctgaagaggaggcatcagtttatgcTGATGAGGTcaatacccttgctgatcataaggtgagggatttggttgttggtccagatgttccaccgtatgacgggatGAAGAGCATtaaacaggcagatttatcatcttttttcaagattttgaatCTGATAATTGCCAACAACATTGACCCTTGGCAGCACAAAATAGAGGTTGGCATtaatcggacgaaatttatgatacgggtcgctcatggcattcctatcgacttggtggggtatatattcgataggattcgatcagagtctcggtacatttcgatggatatactgcCATTTGGGATCCTGATCACTCGATTTCTACTATTTGCTAGTGTTGTGCCTGATGTTGCCGAGTGTAAACgagagccgatgggaccgataaacagcaccaccctctcacgcagcacgagCCACTCGAGACTACGTCTTCATAAACATGTTCCAGATCAGGTTGATCCTCAGAGAGATGCagagccgggagatcatggagtctcaaCTGCTGGGACATCCACACAGGCCGAGGCATCAATAAAcaatgttactcgtgaggagatgaaCGAGAttgtgcgtgcagcgatcagcgaacAGACATCAACGGTGATTGATGTGGTGTGTacggagatccattctgctgtgtctgtGCTTCGTACACAGATTgatgccatgtctgcgacttaGGTCACCATCTGTACTcaactgacacaaatagaggaacgtatagctgcagtcaaGAAAGTGTGGAAAGACTTGGGTCTTAATTAGTACCTtctattgttgtttcttttatttagtttttgttttaagtatggacaatattttgtattttgtaaattcagtatttaactatgaaatagtattattttatattttctaaactaattattaatttatattattcctattatttaattaactaatttcttatatttactagttaatataaatataattctgtaaaaaaataaaaaaataaaaaattggttaccCCTGgtcaccgttcgaacgataaaaaataaaaaattaacgttcgaacgataaaaTCAGTTTCCCTCTAAAAACATTTTACTTAACGCGCCAAAactacgttcaaacggtaagagttatacgttcgaatggtatACATTTAGTGTTTGAACGTTTAACTAATTGGGGACAAAATATTTCGTCCCTAACTagaccgttcgaacggtctggactatccatcattttttaatttcgtTCCTAAATCTAACTTTTTGGAACGATTTTCATTTCGTCCCAAACCAAAATCCtcccaaaatcaattttttgttgtagtgaaccCACGATAATGGGTTAGACGTTGATACAATATTCGGATgctcatatataaaataaataataaataatttaagtatATAAAGtgtaaataaagagagagatacAAAGATTTACATGACTTGAAATAAATGTCCATGGGTTGTTAGGGGATGGAATCCACTATATTTGATGATTATGCAATAGAGAAATTTACTGTTtaaggaggttgaagaagaagTCGTCCAttaggagagagaaaatgaggaGTATGTGTGTAGAGAATTATGTCCATAGATTTGAAGAGATCCTCCCATTTTATAGGggtttcttttcttcttaatttgAAGTAGTTGAGTCTTATTTGCCTTATATCActttatgaaaaaagaaaaatgctatcacaaaaaaaaatttcatagtAATTTgacaaattgatgtaatttgatGTGGTACGCTAGATTATAAAGTTtctattattgtaaaatagattaaTGTATCGCGTGaaacatatcaatttataagtaCTTAATTTTATGGCTGTAACAATACTCTAAAAAGAATATGGCTACGTACCaaaccaatttttttctttcatttacaGTAAATGGTTTTCACTTTGGATCATTTCAAGCTTATTCCTATACATTACATAAAACTCGAAACACCTCCCTCAAAAATCTTCCGAATCCTCATGGGGCCATCCTGACCGTCCCaatatttattgtttttgtctttttcttatatttttcataaatttaatattcaaaattattttcaagatGAGATCCGATCCACAACTTTCATAAAAACCTATAACATTTGATCACTCAGCAGTCATGTACGGACAAGCGCGGGCATACACAACATGATTTCCCAACATCGTTTCGACATCATTTTTGTCTTACACTGAAACATTAGTACCCAAGCCTGTTTCTtgaacttgagagagagagagagagagagagagaggcttgtTTCTTGCACTTTTCTGGTCACAACATAATGAACATATAATGGAAGTTAGCCGTCACCAATAAAAAGAAAGACTCACATTATGATATAAAGCGGGAGAAAGAAAACCACTTTAATTGATAGCGTGCAATGCACGCACGAATAGATGAAGGGCAAATATAATAAGACATCACTCTTGAAAGATCTAATCATCTAGCTTATTAATTTAAGGATACACCTCAATGAGAGACCTTAGTCCCAGTTTGTGGGTTATCTTGTAGTCACTGAAACCAGCATCGAAAAACAGCTTTGCCCATTCTTTCTCGTTTCTCTCCTTTCCAGTGACCAATACCATCATCAACATGTCAAAGAATAGTTGCGTTTCAATCGACTCCCGATCCTCATCATCTTCTTTCTGGTTCTGCACTATCATGTCAATGATTATCACCTTTCCTTTCTTGTCAGTGCTTGTGATTGCCTCCTTGCATCTTCCAAGTATTTTAATGCATTCCTCATCGTTCCAGTCATGCAATATCCACTGCTTGTCATTTGCATTTACAATCAATTCGGTGacaagatatattttttatacaattcTTCAATAAAACATTGATTAGGGATTCATGAGCATATTCTTAGATGCAGCCGGTCAATAAATAGTTCTAACTAATAGGCGGACGCAAATTGTACAACTCTATTTTTAAAGTTTCATTTTGGTGACCATTCCAATTTAGGTactggaacaaaatattttggtaTCAATATGTTTCGATGTATCATTtcgaaattataaatttatacatattaataaaataaatacatgtaTATCATGTAAGTTTGTatcatgtatgtatgtgtatacatataaaagaattataaaatgaatatatgctGGAAACATTACAAACAAAAGGTAGAGACATTAGTgttaaaagataattttaaaaaaattacaaatttaaattgaaacacaaaaaaatatttaaaaaaaaaataatcgggagacatataaaattaaaaaagaataaaacttaTGTAAATGCAtttcagattttaaaattacataaatactATCTAtagttaatttaaaatataaaaaatatcatccaaactcaacaaaattataataaaccTACCATTAAATCAGTCCAGAACATGATAGGAtcattataagaaaaacaaacttttgtaattaatttaaagtaatgaaaagataatttttgttactaataatcttttcgttactataaaagtaatcaaaataatcatttcattactatatattgattacaaaagttaatttttttttttttttttactgtggGTCTAAATTTATTTTCCGGCCAAAATTGATTAGATTGGTCGGAAAAGACAAAAATTTATAACTAGACGAGACAAggagatatatattatatcgtACCGAGTACTGCACTGAAACAGAAAAGTCCGGCTAGGAATTCAAAATTATGGTACAACTGCAACGCTAGGTTTTTTAGAGGAAAGTTTCAAACAATATCTTTTTCGTcggaaaaatatgtaatatatatatttatttatatgatcaCTTTGCTCTGTGGATGTATTTATATGCATGCGAGTACCCTGTGTGTATATGCTAGCTCTAAAACTGATACATTAATTACCTTAAGTAAAATTGCATCTGCAGGAGGAACTGCCTCAAACATGTCCCCTCCAATATACTTCAACTTCTTACTCCCTTCCAAGCCAGCAACTACATGTGGGAGATCAAGCACCGTGCACTCCATACTTGGGAATGCGTCGGCAATGGCCTTGGCCACAGTTCCCGTACCACCACCAACATCAACCAATGACTCCAATCCATCGAACACTGCACTGCACTTGTCGATCAGCACGCTCACCACGAAGCGAGCATCACTAGCCATGGCATTACTGAAAAAATGGTTAAGCTTTGCCTCATGCTCCCCATAATCCCAAAACTTCTTTCCATGAGCCGTATCAAACGGCGTAAGATCTTCATTTTGGAACCATGCCGTCAGAAAATGCCAAGGCTTAGTCAAAACAGGATCGAGCATGGCAACTAAGAAAGGGGTTACACTCAAGGGATTGTCCTTAAGAAGGAGCCTAGAAGCATCAGTGAGTGCATACCTTTCTTCTTGGTCATTTTCGAACATTTTTTCTGCAACAAAGAACCCAGAGTGGATGAGAATGCGCATGAGACGAGGAACATTACAAGCTTTTGTTGGGTGTATAGGGAGTGCTACAAGAAGCTCTGAAAGAGTCATGGGCTTTCCATGGCTGTGGATGATATCAGGTATACCAAGCTGGATTGCACATTTCAGGGACATAGAGTTTATGAAGTTGAAAATATGGTTCCATATGTGGGCTTGAGCATTGAGGAGCTCAGTAGCATGTTCTCCAGGAATCAATTTGAAGTTATTCATTCTGAAACTACTCATTTTGTTTCACTCTTTTTTCACGCGAAGTGATATCTCCTCATGTAAAAATGTTGAGCCCTATATATAGAGCGGACGTACATGAGGGCTAGCTCATGTTATGCATACATGGACAATGAGGATAACGATTCGGAGAAATAATATTGGAGTGCCAAAATTAACCATACCATCATTAAATTATGTATGTGTAGTGTTGCGTGATTTATATTGAGAAAATCGTTCTAGGCTTCTAGCCCTTCATCATCTCATGTGGGCACTGAATCTTAATGCGTCTCGTCATGTCACGTACGCGCGTACACCATCACGCTGATGAAAATAGATCAGATTTGCCAAATCTTGCTTTCGAAATAAGAGTTTTACtacgtataaataaagtcacgtattaatttatatattaatattaatttttttatatttaaaatttaaattaatattatttttaataaaatttattttttaactgatcatattaaattaatacacaaattaatatacaattatacttcCACCGAGGTTTtttcttgaaataaaattaaacacgtttgatatattttatagattttCAACAACTGGGGTCACTTTCACcgaagaaatttaatttaatttcatatCAGAACTACAGATCACGTGGGCACCCATCTGTATAAGTaatatagtctatttttattGGCTTCAAAGTTGATGTGTACAGCAGTACTAAATTTCCTCTTCCTCATGCATCGCATGCTCGATCGATCTCTGATCTTATCACTGGGCAACCAATGAGTTCTTCCATTTCTAACCCAAAACATTAATCACATTCTCTCTAAGCCAAAACATTATCATTTTTAAGCCAAAGCAATATTCACGCTACTGTAATCTCCAGGCTGAAAAACTCTATGCAGTTTTAGTATTGATTACCTCTAGGAATGAATCatctattatctatatatatatatatatctacatatgtgagcatttttatttttttgcatgctATAGCCACaagatattaatatttattgggtTGATTCGTTACCACCAATGATAAATAAcattcattactacaaaatgtTATAgggtaaaaaagaaatgatatttatagttttaaatatacGCAATTTGTgctcattataaaaaaattagataaatttgagattaatatgaaaattttatttttaattggtggatttaacattttttaaaaaaaatatgtgaaatttatacactttaaaattatatctaacataagtctattatttttttaaccaaaaaattGCCATATTACTCCTAGCACGCGTAAAAAtggttaattttaaattttcgaGTGTAGATGTGGTAAGAGTCACGTTCattgcaataaaataaatttaagactctgcatacatatattataatatggtCTCCATGCAATAACCCCACGTACATACATGATTCAGAGCCTACAATCATTCTTCGAATGAAATcttttcccccccccccccccccaaaaaaaaaaaaaaaaaagattttgagtCCAACAGAATCGTGCTCTTGTCAGTTGTCACGTCCTACCTACCGTTCGTCTcgtcaataaaatatataataattctaAGTAGTGTACAAAACCTGACCTGGACTGGGACTCAAAGTCGTCATTAtcagtttaattaatttaaagagaggaagaagatggcACCCATGTGCAACAAATATTATCTTTAAAACCTCGAAAGAGACGTTCTGCAATTTCCATGTGCACTGCATTCTCTCTTATTATTGGCC
The genomic region above belongs to Carya illinoinensis cultivar Pawnee chromosome 4, C.illinoinensisPawnee_v1, whole genome shotgun sequence and contains:
- the LOC122306905 gene encoding probable O-methyltransferase 3 — translated: MSSFRMNNFKLIPGEHATELLNAQAHIWNHIFNFINSMSLKCAIQLGIPDIIHSHGKPMTLSELLVALPIHPTKACNVPRLMRILIHSGFFVAEKMFENDQEERYALTDASRLLLKDNPLSVTPFLVAMLDPVLTKPWHFLTAWFQNEDLTPFDTAHGKKFWDYGEHEAKLNHFFSNAMASDARFVVSVLIDKCSAVFDGLESLVDVGGGTGTVAKAIADAFPSMECTVLDLPHVVAGLEGSKKLKYIGGDMFEAVPPADAILLKWILHDWNDEECIKILGRCKEAITSTDKKGKVIIIDMIVQNQKEDDEDRESIETQLFFDMLMMVLVTGKERNEKEWAKLFFDAGFSDYKITHKLGLRSLIEVYP